In Pseudonocardia sp. EC080619-01, the following proteins share a genomic window:
- a CDS encoding GntR family transcriptional regulator, giving the protein MSATIHRDDGAGTAAERVAAALRDELLDGAHPVGTRFREESLAKRFDVARHTIRAALRLLVDSRLVTHERHRGVGVAPLSRNRIDELFDYRKVLELGALRLAQAADADLSQVEAAVEHLEAIAERGTPPAWRELTMAHSAIHERIVATSGNPLLIDSYRRCEDELRLLLTFVRPDFDAAAMAALHRTLFQRLREGGEPAVTALTDDIDQTGRAALLRSLARSEDAARMLGR; this is encoded by the coding sequence ATGAGCGCAACCATCCACCGGGACGACGGCGCGGGAACCGCAGCGGAGCGCGTCGCCGCCGCGCTACGCGACGAGCTGCTCGACGGCGCACACCCGGTCGGCACCCGGTTCCGCGAGGAGAGCCTCGCGAAGCGGTTCGACGTCGCCCGGCACACGATCCGTGCCGCGCTGCGCCTGCTGGTCGACTCCCGTCTGGTCACCCACGAACGCCATCGCGGCGTCGGCGTGGCCCCGCTCAGCAGGAACCGCATCGACGAGCTCTTCGACTACCGCAAGGTGCTCGAACTCGGGGCGCTGCGGCTCGCCCAGGCCGCCGATGCGGACCTCTCGCAGGTCGAGGCCGCCGTCGAGCACCTGGAGGCGATCGCGGAACGCGGCACGCCGCCCGCGTGGCGCGAACTCACCATGGCGCACAGCGCGATCCACGAACGAATCGTCGCCACGTCCGGCAACCCACTGCTCATAGACAGCTACCGACGCTGCGAGGACGAGCTGCGTCTGCTGCTGACGTTCGTCCGCCCCGACTTCGACGCGGCGGCGATGGCGGCCCTGCACCGAACGCTGTTCCAGCGCCTGCGCGAGGGCGGCGAGCCCGCCGTCACCGCGCTCACCGACGACATCGACCAGACCGGTCGAGCAGCCCTGCTGCGCAGCCTCGCCCGATCCGAGGACGCGGCACGCATGCTGGGCCGCTGA
- a CDS encoding helix-turn-helix transcriptional regulator has product MAAAAGCSVSVLERRMRRVFGLAPTQFVLRARIDHARALLADPERSLAGIALACGFHDQSAFTRQFARLAGETPGQYRRNLV; this is encoded by the coding sequence ATGGCTGCGGCCGCCGGCTGTTCGGTGTCGGTGCTGGAACGCCGGATGCGTCGCGTGTTCGGCCTGGCCCCGACCCAGTTCGTGCTGCGCGCCCGGATCGACCACGCCCGCGCGTTGCTGGCCGACCCGGAGCGGTCGCTGGCCGGGATCGCGCTGGCCTGCGGGTTCCATGACCAGTCGGCGTTCACCCGGCAGTTCGCGCGGCTGGCGGGGGAGACCCCGGGGCAGTACCGCCGGAACCTGGTCTGA
- a CDS encoding alpha/beta fold hydrolase → MHETVHVHDGDGPTVLLLAGGAASSRHFFPGLVEGLRDEPGCRVIEYDRPGTGLSTESGTFAEASSHLHRLVTDLQTGPVVVVGQSLGGAAAASLAHDHPDDVAGLVLLDPTPINEPTVAARMERAYGTVAAAARLPGVPLLLRYATLRFIDRSIRRRPFRPDCVDTYRRLADTDHPQLRRSLRGLARTAERFRETDLRAVPTVVVTADRKAGRVNASHRRLAEGFGGTLATWPGSTHAMHLEFPDRTLATVRDMVARTAP, encoded by the coding sequence ATGCACGAGACCGTCCACGTCCATGACGGCGATGGCCCCACGGTGTTGCTGCTGGCCGGAGGTGCCGCCTCCAGTCGCCACTTCTTCCCCGGCCTCGTCGAGGGACTGCGCGACGAGCCGGGCTGTCGAGTGATCGAGTACGACCGCCCGGGGACCGGGCTCTCCACCGAGAGCGGAACCTTCGCCGAGGCGTCGTCGCACCTGCACCGCCTGGTCACCGACCTGCAGACCGGCCCCGTCGTCGTCGTGGGCCAGAGCCTCGGTGGCGCCGCCGCCGCATCGCTCGCGCACGACCACCCCGACGACGTAGCCGGGCTCGTCCTCCTGGACCCCACCCCGATCAACGAACCCACCGTCGCCGCGCGGATGGAACGCGCCTACGGGACGGTCGCCGCCGCCGCCCGTCTCCCCGGCGTGCCGTTGCTGCTGAGGTACGCCACGCTCCGGTTCATCGACAGGTCGATTCGACGCCGTCCGTTCCGCCCCGACTGCGTCGATACGTATCGACGCCTCGCGGACACCGACCATCCCCAGCTGCGGCGGTCGCTACGCGGTCTCGCGCGTACGGCCGAGCGCTTCCGCGAGACCGACCTCCGCGCCGTGCCCACCGTCGTGGTAACCGCCGACCGCAAGGCCGGCAGGGTCAACGCCAGTCACCGGAGGCTGGCCGAAGGCTTCGGCGGGACACTCGCGACCTGGCCGGGCTCGACACACGCGATGCATCTCGAGTTCCCGGACCGGACACTGGCCACGGTCCGCGACATGGTCGCCCGCACCGCCCCCTGA